In Girardinichthys multiradiatus isolate DD_20200921_A chromosome 18, DD_fGirMul_XY1, whole genome shotgun sequence, a single window of DNA contains:
- the pld3 gene encoding 5'-3' exonuclease PLD3 yields MKTDIPYNQLVDAEGRRQESCRRAQMCLIALACVACVLLAAMSLYNIVTLPSSSYHHHPTSITSCLQEKVESCSDPCKIVLVESIPEGLEFNSSTTNPSIFQAWINLMSEARSSVDIASFYWTLTNEDTGTQEPTASQGEEVLKRLAELSGKLHVRIAVDTQEGKPQADLKLLNDSGADVRTVNMRALTSGVLHTKFWVIDKKHIYIGSANMDWRSLTQVKELGAVVYNCSCLASDLEKIFEAYWFVAETESIPSPWPSSFSTLYNKDTPLQLPLNSTPSSVYLSSSPPSFCADGRTQDLQSILSVMEDAEKFIYIAVMNYLPTTEFSHPKRYWADIDTQLRRSAYEKKVHVRLLISCWQHSPPVMLPFLKSLASVHDFRNKLDIQVRLFVVPADPSQKEIPFARVNHNKYMVTDKVAYIGTSNWSGDYFLSTAGSALIVNQTGSWSPNPTVQSQLKAVFERDWHSAYSTPITHSSNLKHFC; encoded by the exons ATGAAGACGGACATCCCCTATAACCAG TTGGTGGATGCAGAGGGGAGGAGGCAGGAATCCTGCCGGAGAGCCCAGATG TGTTTGATCGCTCTGGCCTGCGTGGCCTGTGTGCTTCTTGCTGCCATGAGCCTCTATAACATCGTGACCCTGCCATCCTCCTCCTACCATCACCATCCCACCTCCATCACCAGCTGCCTTCAGGAGAAGGTTGAGTCCTGCTCAGACCCCTGCAA GATTGTTCTGGTGGAAAGCATCCCCGAGGGGCTGGAGTTCAACTCCAGCACAACCAACCCCTCCATCTTCCAGGCGTGGATCAATCTGATGAGCGAGGCGCGCAGCAGCGTCGACATTGCCTCCTTCTATTGGACGCTCACTAACGAGGACACCGGCACTCAGGAACCCACAGCATCTCAG GGGGAGGAAGTGTTGAAGAGGCTCGCTGAACTCTCCGGGAAGCTTCATGTTCGGATTGCGGTCGACACGCAGGAGGGTAAACCACAAGCTGACCTCAAACTGCTCAACGATTCAG GAGCCGACGTCAGGACCGTTAACATGAGGGCGCTCACCTCAGGGGTTCTCCACACCAAGTTCTGGGTCATAGAcaagaaacacatttacatcGGCAGCGCCAACATGGACTGGAGGTCTCTCACGCAG GTGAAGGAGCTGGGAGCAGTCGTCTACAACTGCAGCTGTTTGGCGtcagatctggagaagatctttGAAGCTTATTGGTTCGTAGCAGAGACTGAGTCCATCCCTTCACCGTGGCCATCCAGCTTCTCCACTCTGTACAACAAGGACACGCCTCTTCAGCTCCCACTGAACAGTACACCATCCAGCGTTTATCTCTCT AGTTCTCCTCCATCCTTCTGCGCAGACGGCAGGACTCAGGATCTTCAGTCCATTCTGAGCGTGATGGAGGATGCAGAAAAGTTCATCTACATCGCTGTCATGAACTACCTGCCCACTACAGAGTTTTCACATCCTAAAAG GTACTGGGCAGACATCGACACACAGCTGAGGCGATCGGCATACGAGAAGAAGGTCCATGTGCGTCTGCTGATCAGCTGCTGGCAGCACTCTCCACCTGTCATGCTTCCCTTCCTGAAGTCTCTAGCTTCAGTTCACGACTTCAGAAACAAACTGGACATCCAGGTG AGGCTGTTTGTGGTTCCCGCCGACCCGAGCCAGAAAGAGATTCCTTTTGCAAGAGTGAACCACAACAAGTACATGGTGACCGACAAAGTAGCATACATAG GGACGTCTAACTGGTCGGGGGACTATTTTCTGAGCACGGCCGGTTCCGCACTGATCGTAAACCAGACGGGGTCCTGGTCACCAAACCCAACCGTCCAATCCCAGCTGAAGGCTGTCTTTGAACGGGACTGGCACTCGGCCTACAGCACCCCTATCACCCACAGCTCAAACCTCAAACACTTCTGTTAG